The genomic segment GTTTATCAGGAATGTTAGGAAAAATCTCGGATAGTTATACAATTGTACCTCAATACAAAGGAAAATATATTGTTAAGCCAATGCAGTTTAGTTATTTTGACTTAAGTTCAGGAAGCTATAAAACGCTAACATCAAAGGAAATACTGATTAATGTTTTGGACGGACCTACAGCTACAAATGCGGTAGCATCGAATTCAGCTGGAAATAAAAACAAAATTGAAAAAGCAGAGCAGTTCAAATTCATTAAATTGAAAACAGAATTAGAACCATTAAAACGCCAAGATTTCTTTGGATCGCTATGGTATTATATTTTGTTGGCAGTGCCATTTATTGCATTACCAATACTAGTACTTCTTAGAAAAAGAAAAAAAGCATTAGATAGCGATGTGACTGGAAACAGAATCCGAATGAACAACCGATTGGCTAAAAAATATTTGTCAGAAGCCAAAAAACAAATCCATAATAAAGAGCCGTTTTATGTGGCTTTGGAAAAAGCAATGCACAATTTCTTGAAAGCCAAATTGCATATTGAAACTTCGGAAATGAGTAAAGACAACATTCAAGAATTGTTGTTGTCTCGCAATGCCAATCCAGATGTAGTTACTGATTTTATTGCCTTGACAGAAAGTTGTGAGTTGGCTCGTTATGCACCAGCCTCAAGCACGTCAATTCAAAATGATTTTGATAAAGCAGTGGTGATTATTTCAGAATTGGAAAAACAGATTGTTTAAACACTAAGGACACAATGAAACATTTAGTTTACATATTTTTGTTCATCTCTTCTTTTTTATTCGCTCAAAGCGGATTTGAAAAAGGGAATGTTTTGTATCAAAAAGGGCAATACGAACAAGCGATTCAAGCCTATGAAAGTGTGTTGGATTCGCGTCAGCAATCAGCGGACTTGTATTTCAATTTAGGAAATTGTTACTATAAATTGAATAAAGTGGCGCCCTCAATCTACAACTATGAGAAAGCATTGGTGTTGGCTCCTGAAGATGCAGATATAGCAAACAACCTAAAATTTGCTCAAAAACTAACCATTGATGAGGTAAAAGAAGTTCCGAAAGTGGGTTTTGCCAAACTACTTCATGATTTTACAGGGATGTATCATTACAATACTTGGGCTTGGATTTCTATTGTCTTTGGATTGATGTTTTTAGGATTTTTTATTGGTTACTATTTTTCGCTTGCTGCCGTATTAAAACGCATTTTCTTTTTTGGAATGTTTGTATGGGTTTTATTTTTATTAGTTAGTGTTGGAGCTGCTATTTTTGAAAGAAATCATTTTGTAACGGACCGACCAGCCATCGTTTTTGCGGAAGTTACTGAAGTGAAGAGCGAACCTCAAAAAGCTAGTCCAGCTACTTTTATTTTACACGAAGGAACTAAAGTCTTTGTAAAAGAAATCTTGGGGAAATGGAAAAAAATTGAACTTACAGACGGCACTGAAGGTTGGATTGAGTCTGGAGCTATCAGAGAAGTGAAATAAGGGTTTATTTCATATTAATATTTGGTTTAAATGAAGATTTCCTAATAATTAGATTTGTTTTTATCTCTATTGTTTTATGAATTATTGTGCTTGGGGAGTTAATCTCTTCAATCAAATAGTCTACAGAAAGTTTCCCAATTCTATTTCCAGGCTGATCAACACTAGTAAGATTTGGTTTAATTATTGTACAAAATTTTGAATTACTAAAACCAACAACTGCTATTTCTTCAGGAATTTTTATTTTATGTTTTTTCAATTCTTGAATAGCACCAATTCCGGCTTCATCGCTTATTGTGAAGATAGCATCCGGAACTTCTTGACAGCTTAAAAGATTTCTTGTAAGTCTCCTTCCTTCTTCAATTGAAAGATTCTCGCTACTCATAATCAAATCTTCATTAATGATAATCTGATTTTCTTTTAATGCTTTTAAGTAGCCTTGGTATCTTCTCTCAGATATATTCGAAGTGTCTGATTCTTTAATAATTGCAATTTTTGTTTTACCCACATTTATTAAATGTTGAACAGCTTTATAGGAGGCGTCTTCATCGTCAATTACAATTTGAGTACAAGGAACTTTAGATGAAATTCGATCAAACATAATCAATGGAATATGTTCCATCATTTCTAGAATTTCATCTACGTTTTTTGTTTTTTTTGTTAATGACAATAAGATGCCATCTACTCCAAATTGAATCATTGTTTCCATTAATTCCGATTGTTTTTGTTCGTCATTAAATGATTCGCAAATAATAACCCGGAATCCATTTATCTCGGCATTTTGAATAATTCCTCGCAATAAAGTAGCGGTAAAGCTATGCTCTATATTTGGAATTATGACACCTATAATATTTGATTTATGGGATCTAAACCCTTTTGCAAATAAATTGGGGATGTATTTAATTTTATTGGCATACGATTTCACTCTTTCTTTAGTTTCGTCACTAATGTCTGGATGATCATTTAACGATCTTGAAATAGTAGATATAGATAAGCCTAGATCGGTAGCTATCTTCTTTAAAGTAACAATGTTTTTTTTAGACATAGAATCAAATTAAAAATCTAAATTATGTAATTCTTTTTATTTCCGCAAACGTTTGTGCAAACGTTTGCGTAATTATTTTGCAATAATTGAGAATCTTTTTATGTTAAACCCACATAGTTTTGACAAGCAAATAGCATTAATTTAATCAACCAAAAATTATGAAAAATTTTATCAAAGTAATTATTCTTTTGATAGGAATTAGTTCCTACTCACAAACAACAGTCAAGGGAGTCGTGACTGATGAAAAAAACAATCCTCTCCCACAGGTAAATGTTCTTATTGTTGGGAGCAATGCTGCAACTTCTACGGATGTTGATGGAAAATTTTCAGTAGTAACCAATTTAAAGGGAATCCAAAAAATTAAGGTAACTTACTTAGGTTTTTTATCTCAAACAAAGAGTTTAGATGTGTCTTCTAATAGTACTTTAAATTTCGTAATGAAAGAAAGTTCAGAAACTTTAAACGAGGTAGTAATGACTGCTACATCGGTTAAACGTTCTCAAAAAGAAACACCATTGTCTATTACTTCATTTAGTGCAAAAGATTTAATTAAGTTAAATACAAGTAGCCAAGCTAATATTTTAAGAAGTGTACCTGGAATCACAACAGAAAATGGTGGTGGTGAGGTTGCGTCTAACGTTTTTGTTAGAGGTTTACCATCTGGAGGACAATTTCAGTTTAACCCAT from the Flavobacterium ammonificans genome contains:
- a CDS encoding tetratricopeptide repeat protein; amino-acid sequence: MKHLVYIFLFISSFLFAQSGFEKGNVLYQKGQYEQAIQAYESVLDSRQQSADLYFNLGNCYYKLNKVAPSIYNYEKALVLAPEDADIANNLKFAQKLTIDEVKEVPKVGFAKLLHDFTGMYHYNTWAWISIVFGLMFLGFFIGYYFSLAAVLKRIFFFGMFVWVLFLLVSVGAAIFERNHFVTDRPAIVFAEVTEVKSEPQKASPATFILHEGTKVFVKEILGKWKKIELTDGTEGWIESGAIREVK
- a CDS encoding LacI family DNA-binding transcriptional regulator, which encodes MSKKNIVTLKKIATDLGLSISTISRSLNDHPDISDETKERVKSYANKIKYIPNLFAKGFRSHKSNIIGVIIPNIEHSFTATLLRGIIQNAEINGFRVIICESFNDEQKQSELMETMIQFGVDGILLSLTKKTKNVDEILEMMEHIPLIMFDRISSKVPCTQIVIDDEDASYKAVQHLINVGKTKIAIIKESDTSNISERRYQGYLKALKENQIIINEDLIMSSENLSIEEGRRLTRNLLSCQEVPDAIFTISDEAGIGAIQELKKHKIKIPEEIAVVGFSNSKFCTIIKPNLTSVDQPGNRIGKLSVDYLIEEINSPSTIIHKTIEIKTNLIIRKSSFKPNINMK